In a genomic window of Punica granatum isolate Tunisia-2019 chromosome 6, ASM765513v2, whole genome shotgun sequence:
- the LOC116210976 gene encoding dihydrolipoyllysine-residue acetyltransferase component 4 of pyruvate dehydrogenase complex, chloroplastic, whose amino-acid sequence MASSLLPNAATSANADPTLSFSSSLSPWTRRFPSSAPLPRRRRRSLSVQSKVREIFMPALSSTMTEGKIVSWVKSEGDVLSKGESVVVVESDKADMDVETFYDGILAAIVVPAGETAPVGAPIGLLAETEDEIAEAKAKAKAAANSGSASPAPSAPKAEAAAAPAVTATPAPAIPQPPPAPGPAKPSGKVVATPFAKKLAKQHKVDINKLVGTGPYGRITPSDVEAAAGIKPSNPAFSVAEPAPVAAAAPPKPAAAAAAAPPPLPGSTVVPFTTMQAAVSKNMLESLTVPTFRVGFPVSTDALDALYEKVKKKGVTMTALLAKAAAMALVQHPVVNATCKDGKSFTYNSSINIAVAVAINGGLITPVLQDADKLDLYLLSQKWKELVEKARSKQLQPHEYNSGTFTLSNLGMFGVDRFDAILPPGQGAIMAVGASKPTVVADADGFFSVKSKMLVNVTADHRIIYGADLAAFLQTFLKIIENPDSLTL is encoded by the exons ATGGCCTCCTCTCTCCTCCCAAATGCCGCCACCTCCGCCAATGCCGACCCCACgctctccttctcctcctccctctccCCCTGGACCCGCCGCTTCCCCTCCTCCGCCCCTCTTCCCCGCCGGCGCCGCCGCTCCCTCTCCGTCCAGTCTAAGGTCCGCGAGATCTTCATGCCCGCCCTCAGCTCCACCATGACCGAGGGCAAGATCGTCTCCTGGGTCAAGTCGGAGGGCGACGTCCTCTCCAAGGGCGAGAGCGTCGTCGTGGTCGAGTCCGACAAGGCCGACATGGACGTCGAGACCTTCTACGATGGGATCCTCGCCGCTATCGTCGTTCCCGCAGGCGAGACTGCCCCTGTTGGCGCCCCCATCGGGCTGCTGGCTGAGACTGAGGACGAGATTGCCGAGGCCAAGGCCAAGGCCAAGGCCGCCGCCAATTCGGGCTCTGCCTCCCCTGCACCGAGCGCTCCCAAGGCCGAGGCAGCTGCCGCCCCTGCCGTGACTGCCACGCCTGCCCCAGCAATCCCCCAGCCACCCCCAGCTCCGGGGCCGGCCAAACCATCGGGGAAGGTCGTCGCCACACCCTTCGCGAAGAAGCTCGCGAAGCAGCACAAGGTGGATATCAATAAACTTGTTGGTACAGGGCCATACGGGAGGATCACGCCCTCCGATGTAGAGGCCGCGGCTGGGATCAAGCCGTCAAATCCAGCATTTTCCGTGGCTGAGCCAGCTCCCGTCGCAGCTGCTGCTCCACCAAAACCAGCTGCTGCTGCAGCAGCGGCCCCGCCTCCTCTGCCTGGCTCCACCGTCGTGCCCTTCACCACAATGCAGGCTGCTGTCTCGAAGAACATGTTGGAGAGCCTCACAGTACCGACTTTCAGAGTCGGGTTTCCCGTGTCGACTGATGCCCTCGATGCTCTCTATGAAAAG GTGAAGAAAAAGGGCGTGACGATGACCGCATTGCTAGCAAAGGCTGCTGCAATGGCTCTTGTCCAGCATCCTGTCGTGAACGCCACCTGCAAAGATGGGAAGAGCTTTACTTACAACAGCAGCATTAACATTGCAGTAGCAGTAGCAATCAACGGTGGGCTGATCACCCCTGTGCTTCAAGATGCAGACAAG TTGGATCTCTACTTGCTGTCTCAGAAATGGAAAGAATTGGTGGAGAAAGCCCGCTCGAAGCAACTTCAACCCCATGAATATAATTCAG GAACCTTTACCCTTTCAAACCTCGGCATGTTTGGAGTGGATCGATTTGATGCTATTCTTCCTCCAGGCCag GGGGCTATCATGGCTGTTGGAGCATCAAAGCCCACCGTCGTGGCAGATGCTGATGGGTTCTTCAGCGTCAAGAGTAAAATGCTG GTGAATGTAACGGCAGATCACAGGATCATCTATGGGGCAGACTTGGCCGCCTTCCTCCAGACATTCTTGAAGATCATTGAAAACCCTGACAGCCTCACATTATGA
- the LOC116210979 gene encoding uncharacterized protein LOC116210979: MNEWRQSMELTPGEKAVPGSSPGHRLRALSSLASVECLSMPLVQEVVLSADIGCAECRKRIADVMSRMNGVESMTVSVREKTVTLSCKYSDPANVAAPEQQVPAIHKKSFSKTALIKRIFRGN, encoded by the exons ATGAATGAGTGGAGGCAGAGCATGGAGCTGACCCCGGGGGAGAAGGCGGTTCCAGGAAGCTCGCCGGGTCATCGTCTTCGGGCATTGTCCAGCCTCGCCTCCGTCGAGTGCTTGTCCATGCCTCTT GTGCAAGAGGTTGTTCTCTCAGCAGATATCGGGTGCGCCGAGTGCCGGAAGAGAATCGCCGACGTGATGTCCCGTATGAACG GAGTAGAGTCGATGACGGTGAGTGTACGAGAGAAGACGGTGACACTTTCTTGTAAATATTCGGATCCTGCTAATGTCGCAGCCCCAGAGCAGCAAGTTCCAGCCATTCATAAGAAGTCGTTTAGCAAGACTGCCCTTATCAAGAGGATTTTTCGAGGCAACTGA
- the LOC116210978 gene encoding uncharacterized protein LOC116210978, translating into MVEIAATTFAHVQISPGLVLRPTASSLPCKSQKIKSFELSTNQERWRIGRAPASAAGTGACNQTGPEQLLTRRELDRTKREKATAKRRVFFLDVNPLCYEGSTPSLRNFGHWVSLFLSEVSRCDPVIAVLDGERGSEHRRQLLPSYKAHRKKFSRYMSPSRKIARAHVGISPPVIIDVLKKCNVPVIQVEGHEADDVVATLVDQVLQKGYRVVIASPDKDFKQLISGDVQIVMPMPELGRWSFYTLKHYIAQYNCEPCSDLSLRCILGDDVDGVPGLQHLAPAFGRKTAVKLLKKHGSLENLLNAAAVRTVGKQYAQDALTKHADHLRRNYEVLALKRDVNVVLREELLAERNSCNDSVAWSDFFKLLQDIEKISHQSTPYSSSC; encoded by the exons ATGGTGGAAATTGCTGCGACAACATTTGCCCATGTCCAAATAAGTCCAGGGCTGGTTCTGCGCCCAACAGCTTCTTCACTCCCTTGCAAGTCTCAGAAGATCAAGAGCTTTGAGCTCTCAACAAACCAGGAAAGATGGAGAATCGGGAGAGCTCCTGCTTCTGCCGCTGGCACTGGGGCATGTAATCAAACGGGTCCAGAGCAACTTCTGACAAGACGTGAGCTTGACCGTACCAAGAGGGAGAAGGCGACAGCCAAGAGAAGGGTCTTCTTCTTGGACGTGAATCCTCTCTGTTACGAAGGGAGCACCCCAAGTTTACGTAATTTTGGTCACTGGGTTTCCCTCTTCTTATCTGAAGTTAGCCGTTGCGACCCTGTAATTGCT GTCCTTGATGGCGAGAGGGGCAGTGAGCATCGCCGACAGCTACTGCCTTCATATAAAGCTCATAGGAAGAAATTCTCAAGATATATGTCACCTTCAAGAAAAATTGCACGGGCTCACGTTGGAATATCCCCACCAGTCATCATAGATGTTCTAAAGAAGTGCAATGTGCCG GTCATTCAAGTTGAAGGCCATGAAGCAGATGATGTTGTGGCTACTCTTGTTGATCAAGTTCTGCAAAAAGGATACCGAGTGGTCATTGCATCTCCTGATAAAGACTTCAAGCAGCTGATTTCTGGAGATGTCCAGATTGTGATGCCCATGCCTGAGTTAGGAAGGTGGTCCTTCTACACACTAAAGCACTACATTGCTCAATACAATTGCGAACCGTGTTCTGATTTAAGCCTCA GATGCATCTTGGGTGATGATGTTGATGGAGTTCCTGGGCTTCAACATTTGGCTCCTGCTTTTGGTCGTAAAACTGCCGTAAAGCTCTTGAAGAAGCACGGTTCACTCGAGAATCTACTGAACGCAGCGGCAGTCCGTACCGTGGGGAAACAGTATGCACAAGATGCACTTACGAAGCATGCTGATCACTTACGTAGGAATTACGAAGTTCTTGCACTTAAAAG GGATGTGAATGTCGTCCTTCGAGAAGAATTATTGGCGGAGAGGAATAGTTGCAATGATTCAGTGGCTTGGTCTGACTTCTTCAAGCTGCTGCAAGACATTGAGAAGATCTCTCACCAAAGTACACCTTATTCTTCATCTTGCTGA
- the LOC116210980 gene encoding serine/threonine-protein kinase prpf4B produces the protein MGSDGKGESLHKHRRSSPSSDEEAERTSKRHKHRHHRHSHRSRKHGEETKHREGRDVDSPPPPPAPISMTGDDLEEGEILEEEAAVGLNSHNPGDDGENGVVPVEENSAVAVGPLNERELHSGLDPDGNINGDFVPESHEVNWKNREPTPLSKDNGNQMRSNDVDSLESEDSGLSHSKLSSGSAAERYKASRRSHSRDRYKDGDHADRRSHLVDSVRERSHSRSILLEDEDTHSKTRHRRETDSSFYDGKHKSDYDLDDQRKAHRSKGWRHDSRDTLRDERRERSSSYSRYDRDESRHHSKERDIDIERRKEDRKRRRDEEDRDHRKKNERERSMDREWERDRKRGEERGSSMDRVIDRNRRRDQEREMSRDRSDKERERTVNGGRRERERDRSRDRTREIDSRRYTERERDRSRDRTREIDRRRYSEREMTDRDRTRGEERKLERGNLDDRHSGRRRAAESDKAKYEALKYGNDDRSKRSNNSRGDRMERLEGGENKQPSNEDEDEDLDESVVFEMNEPEEEDVERIKEESRRRRQAILETYKNQHQPEEQQKQLAEPQPENSERGKRLAENPGESIGAANAVPGSEGADFSVRDLSFSIKKSPQVDGTVDHPTTSAVGLGEGTPKSEHSEDMFYDDIFGESPAGEWKTGKGGGLRIERSGLHDNWDDAEGYYSYRFGEILDGRYEVIASHGQGVFSNVVRCRDLKAGSGDPQEVAVKILRNKEAMYKSGVSELGILNKLVGADPDDKRHCVRLLSNFKYRNHLCLVFESLNMNLREVLKKFGRDIGLKLTAVRAYAKQLFIALKHLRNCGVLHSDIKPDNMLVNEAKNVLKLCDFGNAMYAGKNEITPYLVSRFYRAPEIILGLPYDHPIDMWSVGCSLYELYTGKVLFPGSTNNEMIRLFIELKGPFSKKMLRKGAFVEPHFDQDLNYTAQEEDPVTKQKIKRVIPNIKQRDIGSIIKGYPGEDPKMLANFKDLLDKIFVLDPDKRMTVHQALNHPFITGK, from the exons ATGGGGAGCGACGGTAAGGGAGAGTCCCTCCATAAGCACCGGCGATCCTCGCCTTCCTCCGACGAGGAGGCCGAGAGGACCTCGAAGCGCCACAAGCACCGCCACCACCGCCACAGCCACCGCAGCAGGAAGCACGGGGAGGAGACTAAGCATCGAGAAGGCCGTGACGTCGATTCTCCTCCTCCACCCCCTGCTCCGATTTCGATGACCGGGGATGACCTGGAGGAAGGGGAGATTCTTGAGGAGGAGGCGGCTGTTGGATTGAATTCTCATAATCCG GGAGATGATGGAGAAAACGGTGTAGTGCCAGTAGAAGAAAATTCTGCAGTTGCTGTTGGACCCTTAAATGAAAGGGAGTTGCATTCTGGTTTGGATCCAGATGGAAATATAAATGGTGATTTCGTCCCTGAATCTCATGAAGTTAATTGGAAGAATAGGGAACCTACACCTCTGTCCAAAGATAATGGCAATCAAATGAGAAGCAATGATGTTGACTCACTGGAGTCTGAAGACAGTGGCTTGAGTCATAGCAAATTATCATCCGGCAGTGCTGCTGAGAGGTACAAAGCATCAAGGAGGTCTCATTCTCGTGACAGATACAAAGATGGTGATCATGCTGACAGGAGGTCACATTTGGTAGATTCTGTGAGGGAGAGGTCTCACTCTCGAAGCATATTATTAGAGGATGAAGATACCCATTCAAAAACTAGACACAGACGTGAAACCGATTCTTCATTCTATGATGGGAAACACAAGAGTGATTATGACTTGGATGATCAAAGGAAGGCTCACCGCAGTAAGGGTTGGCGGCATGACAGTAGAGATACTTTGAGGGACGAAAGAAGGGAACGGAGCAGTAGTTATAGCAGATATGATAGGGATGAGTCAAGGCACCATAGTAAGGAGAGGGACATTGATAttgaaagaagaaaggaagatcGGAAAAGGAggagagatgaagaagatagGGATCACAGAAAGAAGAATGAACGTGAAAGGAGCATGGACAGGGAGTGGGAGCGAGATAGGAAGAGGGGGGAGGAGCGAGGTTCTAGTATGGACAGGGTGATTGATCGGAATAGGAGAAGAGATCAGGAAAGAGAGATGAGCAGGGACAGAAGTGACAAGGAACGAGAGAGGACGGTCAATGGAGGTAGAAGGGAGAGGGAAAGAGATAGGAGCAGGGATAGGACCAGAGAAATTGACAGCAGGAGGTACACTGAGAGGGAAAGAGATAGGAGCAGGGATAGGACAAGAGAAATTGACCGAAGGAGGTACAGTGAGAGGGAAATGACGGACAGAGACAGGACTAGgggagaagaaagaaaattggagAGAGGCAACTTGGATGATAGACATAGTGGTAGACGTAGGGCTGCTGAAAGTGACAAAGCAAAGTATGAAGCTCTTAAATATGGAAATGACGATAGATCCAAGCGCTCAAATAACTCGAGAGGTGATCGAATGGAACGACTGGAGGGTGGTGAAAATAAACAGCCGAG taacgaagatgaagatgaagatctTGATGAAAGTGTTGTGTTTGAAATGAATGAACCGGAAGAGgaagatgttgagagaatcaAGGAAGAGAGTAGACGACGGAGGCAAGCCATACTGGAAACATACAAGAATCAGCATCAACCGGAGGAGCAACAAAAACAATTAGCTGAACCTCAACCAGAAAATTCAGAAAGAG GGAAGAGACTGGCAGAGAATCCTGGTGAGTCAATCGGGGCAGCCAATGCGGTTCCAGGATCAGAAGGTGCTGATTTTTCTGTCCGTGATCTGTCGTTTTCTATCAAAAAGTCGCCACAAGTTGATGGAACTGTTGATCATCCAACTACTTCTGCTGTTGGACTTGGAGAGGGTACACCAAAG AGTGAGCATTCAGAGGATATGTTCTATGATGATATCTTTGGAGAGTCACCAGCTGGAGAATGGAAAACT GGTAAAGGTGGTGGCCTGCGTATTGAGAGGAGTGGCCTTCATGACAACTGGGATGATGCTGAGGGTTATTACA GTTATCGTTTTGGTGAAATACTCGATGGCCGTTATGAGGTCATTGCTTCTCATGGGCAGGGAGTTTTCTCCAATGTAGTTCGCTGTAGAGATCTGAAGGCTGGCAGTGGTGACCCACAGGAGGTGGCAGTAAAGATATTGCGTAATAAGGAGGCTAT GTATAAATCTGGTGTATCTGAGCTTGGGATATTGAACAAATTAGTAGGTGCAGATCCTGATGATAAGCGCCACTGTGTTAGATTACTTTCGAATTTTAAGTACCGGAATCATCTCTGTTTGGTTTTTGAATCTCTTAATATGAATCTGCGTGAGGTTTTGAAGAAGTTTGGTCGAGACATTGGTCTTAAACTAACTGCAGTGAGGGCCTATGCCAAACAGCTTTTTATTGCCCTGAAGCATCTCCGTAATTGTGGTGTTCTGCACTCTGATATTAAGCCAGATAATATGTTG GTAAATGAGGCAAAAAATGTATTGAAGCTTTGTGACTTTGGTAATGCCATGTATGCTGGGAAGAACGAGATCACCCCATACCTTGTGAGCCGCTTTTATCGAGCTCCTGAAATAA TTCTTGGATTGCCTTATGACCATCCAATAGATATGTGGTCTGTCGGGTGCTCCCTTTATGAACTTTATACAGGAAAAGTGCTTTTTCCAGGCAGCACAAACAATGAAATGATTCGACTTTTCATAGAGTTGAAGGGACCATTCTCAAAGAAAATGCTTCGGAAG GGTGCATTTGTAGAGCCGCACTTTGATCAGGATCTGAATTATACTGCTCAAGAAGAGGACCCTGTCACAAAACAG AAGATAAAGAGAGTCATTCCAAATATTAAACAGAGAGATATTGGATCAATTATTAAAGGGTATCCTGGTGAGGATCCAAAGATGCTGGCTAATTTTAAGGATCTTCTCGACAAAATATTTGTATTAGATCCTGACAAGAGGATGACGGTCCATCAGGCATTAAATCACCCTTTCATCACGGGCAAGTGA